The following DNA comes from Chitinophaga nivalis.
CCTGCCGCTAGCGTTCATCCTGAGCCAGGATCAAACTCTCCATTGTAAAGAAGTTGATACCTGACTAATTTCTCTCGAAATCAATCGGATATTTAATTATGTTTAGCTTTAACATTACCTGTTTGAACTTAAGTATCACTACTTAAATTCGTGCTGTTGTTTCCATTCTTTCAAAGAACTTTTGACGTTATCGATTAACTACTTAATCTCCGTCGTTGTTGATGTGTGAGATCCGATCTCGGTGGCCGTTTGCCGTACATCTTTTTTCATCTTTTTCGCAACCGTCGCTTTCCGTCTGTTGCCCCGTTATCGTTGGGGTTGCAAAGGTAAGCAACTTTTTATTTCTACCAAATCTTTTTGAAAAAATTTCTGATTTTTTTTCTCGTTATCTCTGTTGATTAATCTTCAATAACTACGCTGTTATCAGCGGTCAGAATGTGGTAAAAATACAGTGTCGTGAAGAGCTTTTGTAACCGTGCTTTCTATCAAAGCGGAGCGCAAAGGTAGGCGGATTTTTAACACTACCAACTATTTCTTATAATTATTTTTGCATTATCTTCTGTAATCCTTTACAGCAAAGGATTACAGAAGATAAAAATTATTATCAGACTACGTCCACAGGCTGTAAAAAATTATCCGGATACCGTACTTTCATCAAAAAAAGCCCCTGCGGCGGCACTGCAAAATCAGCATTTGTACAATCGCGACTCTCTATTGCCGCACGAAACGCTTCCAGCGAAAGCTTGCCCCTGCCCACTCTCAGCATCGTACCAACCAGGCCACGTACCATTCCCCGTAAGAAACGATTGGCAGTAACGTTATATACTATACGTTCTTCGGATTCAGTCCAATAAGATTCTTCAATAGCACATATAAATGTCTTTACCTGTGTATTACGTTTTGAGAAGGTAGAGAAGTCACGATACTCTTTCAGGATAGTTGCAGCTGCCTGTAAAGCGACGATGTCTATTTTATAAGGAAAGAAATACCCCCTGTCTTTCATGAAGGGATCTTTGCGGGTATATAAAGTATATTCATAGGAGCGGCTCAACGCAGCAAAACGACTGTTAGCTTCCGGTGGCACACCATATATGCCTCTTAATACTACATCCTCCGGTAAAATGGCGTTGATTTTATAGAGGAACTGCGGATGTAATGGCAACTCCGTATCGAAATGCAGGAAGTTCTGGTAGGCATTCACACCGGCATCAGTTCTGCTGGAACCTGTACTTTCTATCTTATCCCGGAATAATATACTCAGCGCCCGGTCTACCTCTGCCTGCACCGTATGTGCATTCTCCTGCACCTGAAAGCCGCTGTATTGCGCACCTTTATATCCTACTTCTATAAAATACCTGCTCATATGGGTGCGAAAATAAAGAATTACCAGTTTCCAATTAATCATTACGCCCTGTACAACAGAAATAGCGGAGGATCTTCCATTATTACTGTCGTACAGGGCGTACGTATTTATCTTATCCGTTACTTATTTATGTAACATGGCTTTGAACCGGCCTTTATAATAAGTATCGGTGAGCAGACTTTCAAGGGTTGCGTACTTTTCTGTATCGTAGGTTTTTGAATAAGCCAGATCCAGCAGGCGGTAACGGCCATCATCTGCCGCCATCAGTTGCGCCAGTGTTTTTATCTGTACCGTCTCGAGACAATAATTACGGGTTTGTTTACGGAATACGTCAATCATCCCATCATCACTTCTCGCGGCTACAAACTTGCGTAATACCTTGCGGAAGGTATCCTCATCCATGATGTTCCCGCAATCGGTATTGATGAGTCTTGCATCGGTTGCTTTACTGTTTTTACCAGCTGCTACTTCCGTACCGGCAACTGCTGCCGCTTCCGGCGCACCGGTTACTTCCTCTTCTCCCCGCTTCTTTTTCTTGCGGCTGCCTTTTTCCGGTGCATCCACCGGCACTGCAGCGGCAACGCCATAACCACTCGGATCTGTAATCACATTGGGTGGATTCTCTGTATCGTCGAATAACTTACGTTTCTTCTTTTTGCTACGCTCCGGTTGTTCCGCTACGGGCGCAGGTGTTTCCTCCACTACTGCAGGTGCTACTGTAGTCGCTGCAGGCTGATTTTTGTCGTCCTGAAACTCTATGAAATCCGGATCGCCTTCTCTTTTCTTGCGGTTCTTGGGTTTCCGGGGTGTTTCTTCCGTTACCACAGCAGCTTTAGCAGCTTCCTCAGCCGCCGCTTCTCCGGCAGCTGCTTTCCGTTCTTCTACCATCACCTCACTCAGGATAGCCTGTTCTTCTGCTGTCAGCGGTGCTTTGGTATCTTTTGCCTTTTTATCACCGGCATCTGCTACCGCAACAGTATCTTTTGCTTTTTCTTTAGGCGCTTCTGCTATGGAGCCATTCCGGTCTTCACCCGTTACCACTACTTTATCCAGGGCTGATGAAAAACCGTTGGCGGGTTTCGCCGGGCCGGTCACGGTGGCTTTATTGGCAAAGGTGGTTTCCAGGTCCTTCTGGAGATTGCCCATCATTTCTTTCTTAGCGGTATCTGAAGCAGCGGCTGTTGTTTCTTCGGGAGGGGCCGGCGCTTCTGCAGCTGCTGCTACAGCAGGGGCTTCTTCTCCGTTATCCGGTTTCAGTTCCCGGAAAGTTTGCAGATTATATAACGTATAACCAGCGTCTGCGCTCTTCTTCAACAAAAAGCCCTGATCATTTTTTCCTACTTTCAGATAAAACTGTTGTTCGGGCCCTTCATTCTTCGGAAACCCTACCGTCAACGGTACGGTTCCATTCTCCAGCTGAGGGATGATCAGGTACCCCCGCTCTGTAGAGCTGAGGAGCTTCCCTTTATGTTTCACATAAAATGGTTGTCCCTTTTCGCTCTGAATATATACATAGTGTCGTTGCTCCTGTGCCCATAGGCGGCCACACCATAACAAACATACCCAGATGTATATAAATGTCCTGTACTTAAGATGCATACTATAAATTGGTATAAAACTATCCTTGTGCAAATATTATTCCAGCACGATCAGCACTTCGCCTTTTTCCACTGCAGTGCGTTCTGTTACCTTAATTTCCTTTACGATTGCATCTGAACCGGATTTGAACACATTCTCCATTTTCATGGCTTCGAGAATCAGCACCGGGTCTCCTTTACGGATAGCCTGTCCGGGTGTTACCAGTACTTTCAGTACCAATCCCGGCATAGGCGCCTTGATATCGTTTATCTTTTTGGTCAGGGCATCTTTAATACCCATAGAGGCCAGCAGCTGGTCTATTGGTTCTTCAATGGCTATTTCATAGGGTTGTTGATTGATCTGGAGTACCACTGTTTTGGTATCCCGGTCTACCTTCAGCACCTGGGCCTGATAGCTATGACCATCCATAATAATACTGTAATCGCCGGAAGGCAGCCTGGCTGCCGACCAATCCACGGCTTCGTTATTGCAGGTAAGCTGTGTATCTCTATTAATGGTAAAGGTAGACTTCCCATTTACGGTTGCTTTGATCATAGTGCTGTTTTATTGGCCTGTAAGCCTTACAAAAATAGCATTTTTAACCACTCACCTCATATTTGGCCCATTTGTTTAAATTTGGCCCTGTTAATAGTCGCTAGCCGATACATTTGTTTAAAACCGTCGCTTGATAATGAATCATTACTTAAAGCAATCTCTCTGGGGCGTGCTGATTGGAGGTTTGACCGGGCTGGGCATGAGTACCCCGCTACTGGCACAATCAGATAAAACTACCCAGGAAGACCCTGCACTCAAGATCTACCGTGCTGCTGCCACCAAGGTAAATGACCTGGTGCATACCAAACTGGATGTGCGTTTCGATTATGCGAAAAGATACCTGTATGGTAAAGCATGGATTACCCTGAAACCGCACTTCTATACCACAGACTCCCTGACACTCGATGCCAAGGGAATGGATATTAAGACCGTGGCTATCGTAAAAGATGGCAAAAACATACCGCTGAAATACACCTACGATCAGCAACAGCTGCAGATCCGGCTGGATAAAAGCTACACCGCTGCTACACAGTACGTTGTTTTCATTGAGTATACCGCCAAACCGAATGAGCTCACAGTAAAAGGCAGTGCAGCGATCACGGATGCCAAAGGGTTATATTTCATCAATCCCGATGGTACCGAGCCGAACAAACCTACCCAGATATGGACACAGGGCGAAACAGAAGCTTCTTCTGTCTGGTTCCCTACTATCGATAGAACCAACCAGAAATGTACCCAGGAAATCAGCATGACCGTGCAGAAGAAGTATGTGACGCTGTCCAACGGTAAACTGGTGAGTCAGAAAAATAATGCAGACGGTACCCGTACCGATACCTGGAAGATGGATCTCCCCCACTCTCCTTACCTGTTTATGATGGCGGTAGGTGAATATGCTGTGGTAAAAGACAGCTGGCGCGGGAAAGAAGTCAGCTATTACCTGGAGAAGCCCTATGAGAAGTATGCGAAACAGATATTCGGCAATACGCCCGAGATGCTGACCTTCTTCTCTCAGCTGCTGGGATACGAATATCCATGGGTAAAATATGCGCAGGTAACCGGCCGCGACTATGTTTCCGGCGCGATGGAAAATACGACGGCTACCCTGCATGGAGAGTTTATGCAGAAAACCGACCGGGAACTGCTGGACAACAACAATTACAACGAAACCGTTATCGCGCATGAACTGTATCACCATTGGTTTGGTGACCTGGCTACTTCAGAATCCTGGAGCAACCTCACAGTAAATGAATCTTCTGCCAACTACAGCGAATACCTCTGGCTGGAACATAAATATGGCAAAGATGCCGCTGATGAAAATGGCTATGAAGCTGGTGTCAACTACCTGACTTCTCTCCGTTACAGTGGCGATAAAGACCTGGTACGTTTTCATTACCACGACAAAGAAGATATGTTTGATGCCATCACCTATCAGAAAGGTGGCCGTATCCTGCATATGCTCCGCAATATAATAGGCGATTCTGCTTTCTTTAAATCCCTGCAGGTTTATCTGAAAACCAACGCCTTTAAAGCCACCGAAGCTCATCATCTGCGCCTCGCCTTTGAAGAAGTAACCGGCCAGGATTTAAACTGGTTCTTCAACCAGTGGTACTTTGGTAAAGGATTCCCGGAACTGGATATCAGCTACAAATACAATGAAACCGCTAAAACGGTAACGGTTATACTCCAACAGATCCAAAGAGATCCCAAAGTATGGCAACTGCCGATGGCGGTGGATATTTACGAAGGAGGTAAAGCCACCCGTCATCAGCTGACGATGCATAACCGCATAGATTCCTTTACCTATAGCTATACGGTGAAACCAGATCTGGTAAATGTAGATGCCGACAAAGTACTGCTGGCTAAGATGGATGATCACCGTGATTTCAGCTCCTATTTCTACCAGTACACGCACGCGCCGTTATACATGGATCGCCGCGACGCGATTGAAGAAGCCATACAGCGCCAGGGCAATGATCCACAGGCAATAAAGCTGCTGCAACTGGCATTAAAAGATAAATATCATGGCCTTCGTTCCATGGTAGCCGGCAAATTGAAGCTGAAAAATTCAGCGGTAAAAGCAGCTACCATTGGTATCCTGACAGAGATCGCGAAACAGGACCCACATGCGCTGGTACGTGCCGCTGCCTTGGAAAACCTGGCAGAACTGAAAGATCCGCAATACAAAGCGCTGTTTGTAAATGCGACGAAAGATAAATCCTATGGTGTAGAAGCAGCCGGACTGTCTGGTCTCGCAACGCTCGATGCCGATAGCGCCTATATCATTGCCAAAAAACTGGAAAGTGATGCCAAAGGCAAACTGGTAAGCGCCATTGTTGGGGTGTATGCACAAAAAGGTAATGCTGCCGATACCGGCTTTGTATCTACCCGGTTTGAAGAAACCAGCGGACAGGATAAACTCAATGCCGCCTTTGAATACCTGGGCTTCTTATCCAAAGTAAACAATACACCTGCTGTGGTAAAAGGTCTTGGTCAGATAAAAGGGATGACAGATCAGTTCAAAAGCAATCAGGTAAATACTTATATCAGTAACTGGCTGGATGAGATTTCCAGAAAGAAATCCGATGATGCCGCTGTTGTTACCGGTACTCCGCGGGAAGAGCTGCTGAAACAGGCAGACTACATGCGCAAGGCTTCCGAAGCCCTGAAAGCAAAAATCAAGGAATAAAACAATCCATAATAAAAGCGTTACACCTTTTTGTCGCATCGCTGCAAAAAAGTGTAACGCTTTTTTCATGGGTACCAACTTTATCAATGGCGGTAGTATTTATGGCCTGCCTGTTGCGGGAAGCGCATATAAAGCAGTTCCTGTTGCCCTGATCTCATCCACATCTTTCCGAAGCGCTGCCATCGTCTCTTCTAATTTGGGCAACTCTTCTTTCAACCACTTATTCTGTGCTTCCAGAGAAGCAATAGCTGATACCAGGAATTCTTTCTCGGTCATAAATAAATTGTTTTGGAGATGATGGTGCTGCTGATGATCAAACCACCTATTACAAAGCCAGTTGCGCCTACCGTTTACAACCCTATCTGATTAAACTACTTCCTGTCAGAAATATCAGGAAATGCTTTGTTGTGTACTTAAAGGTACACGATATTTTTAAATATTAGTTGATTGTTTGCAGGGAAAATATAATCAGCCTGCCGATGACGATTGATGATACTGAAATACTGGTACGATTTGGAGCTAATCTCAGGAGGATCAGGCAGGAAAAGCAGCTTAGTCTAAGGCAGCTATCGTATTTATGTAAGGTAGATTATAGTAAGATTGGCGCGATGGAGCGAGGAGAGATTAACATCACGTTATTAACCATTAAGGAATTGGCGCTCGGATTAGATGTTCCTCCCAGCATGTTATTGAACTTCAAATTTGATTAACCCGGTATTTCCCACCCCATGGAAACCTTCGTGCACACTTCAATGGAATTATATGTGATAGCTGTTGTTAAACAGAAAAGAATGGAAAAGGGCTATTCTCAAAAAGTGCTCGCAAATATGTTGCATGTCTCACCAGGTTTTATCGGAGATGTAGAAAATCCTGAATACAGGGCTAAATACAACCTTAACCATCTCAATGCACTGGCTGGTATATTCGGGTGTTCGCCCCGCGATTTTTTACCGGAGAAAATGTTATAGGCGCGACATGACTCACCTGTATGTTTGTTAAATCTGTTGAAACAGTTTGTGGTACGTTGTTACGCACGGTTTCTCATCAGGCCAGTGAAGATTTTTATAAAGACATATATAAGCGGAGTAATAAAGCAGCACCAGCTGTAGCTACTGGTACTTATAGCGATGCCATCTTTTACAAGATCAGGTTAACCTTCCAGTGCCACTACACTATCCAGCTGCGGATTCCATCTCCAGGGTGATTTAGCCAGCCGTACACCACCCAGCCAGCGATGCTCCAGCGATACATAATCGAGATAATTCTCTTCTTTGGCCAGCACTTCTCTTCCCAGGGTAGTAATTTTTATCAGCTGGTTATCCACTTCTGCGATACCGGCACGATCCATCCGCTGAATGATGATATCCAGCTGGAAATCACCGAAGCCATAAATGGCCAGTTCATCCCAGAATGTTTTGTACAGGTCGTAGCGCCGGTAGTTACCCAGTGCGATCCGTTGCAGGAAGAAGTTTTCGATGGTGGAAAGACCGCTTTCTATATGGGGAAATCGTTGCAGATGTGCATGAATAGCTGCCGGCAGATGGGTCAGTTGTCCCGGAGGTAATTTGGAGATCATTTCCAGTGCCTGGGGAGTGTCCATACAAAAAGCGTCCCAGGCGTCTGCTGCCAGCTGCAGGTCTTCGGGAGATAACAGCTGCCGGTGTTCCAACAGCTTGGGGAAGTCAGTAGCAGACCGCTGGTGTGGCAGGTCCACGATACTGATAGGAGGATGTTCTTTGATCCGCGTAGTGATGTAGTGCAGGATAAACAACTGGTTTATCTGGCAGAACAAGTCATACTCGAACCAAAGAACAATTTCCTGCCAGGGACCGGAGGTGGTTATTTTCTCCAGTTCCTGTACGACATTGGTATAATAAGTTTGTTTGTCAATCCCATACTGGAATTCCAGATGTTTGGCGCGGCTTTCGAAAAAAACAACCGGATCATTGGTATGCTTTACCTTTCCTTCACACATCATCTCCCGGCACACTACCAACTCACCTGGTACCTTACTCTGCTGAAACAAAGCAAGGATAGCATCTCCGTTTAACACATGCAGGTATGACATAAAATAGTTTTCAAGGGTTATTACCAGCTACCACTGGCGCCACCGCCACCGCCGGAACCACCGCCGAAGCCACCAAATCCGCCGCCGCCGCTATCACCACCAGACCATCCACCACCACGGCTACCGCTGCCGAAACCGCTCAATCCACCAATTACCGGCCAGATCCAGCCACCACGTCTGTTATAGGTAGTACCGCCACCACGTCCGCCACCGCCGCCACCGCGACTAATGATGGAGATAATAATCACGATGACCATGATCAACAGAAACAGGGTGCCTACGCCGATACCCGGTTTGCTTTGCCGGGGGTCTGCCCGGTATTCACCGGCAGCCGCCTTGATCAATGCATCTGTAGCAGCATCCAGGCCTTCGTAGTAATGCTTTTCGCGGAAGGCAGGTTTCAGTATCCTGGAAATAATTTCATTGGCCACCGCATCCGGAATAGCACCTTCCATGCCGTAGCCGGTTTCTATTCTTAACTTCCTGTCGTCCAGCGCTATCAGCAACAGTACGCCATTATTTTTTCCTTTGGTACCAATGCCCCAGTCGCGCAATATCTTCAGCGATACCTGGCTGATATCATAATCCCCGACGGATTTGAGTATCACTACAGCGATCTGTGTGGAAGTACTGTCGTAGTAAGTAACCAGTTTCTGCTCTAATGCATCCTCCTCATTCTTTAACAGGGTACCGGTAAAATCATTTACTAACGTTGGAGGATTGGGCCGGGGTGGAATTTGCTGGGCATTCGCCAGCAAACCTGCTATCATTAACAATCCCGGTAAAAACCAGCGTAATATCCTCATTGTATCTAAGCTAAAATCGTTTAAAAAGAGTGACCACCACTATCCGAATACAATATCATCCGGCAGTTCATTCTCGTCGCTGCCTGCTTCATGTGGGAAATGCGTACGCAGTGAGATGCCGATTTCCTGTATGCAGGCTTCAATGCCTTCAATGATCTGACCGCCCTGAAAATGGCTTCTCAGCAAAGTTGCTTCCTTCAGCCAGAAATCATCGCCCACCTTTTCGTGGATACCCTGGTCGCCCAGGATGGCAAACTGGCGGTCTTTAATGGCCACGTATACCAACACGCCATTACGCTGTTTCGTTTTTTCCATATTGAGCGACAAAAATGCTTCTTTGGCGCGTTCGATAGGATCAACATACGTGCAATGGTTTTCCACAAACAACCGGATCTCACCAGAGGTCAGCCGCTCAGCTATTCTGATGGCTTCTACCAGTCTGTGTTTCTCCGGTTCAGAAAAAATCTCTTTTCGTTTAAAAGGGAAAATGCCCATATTCAATTGATGATTGCTTAGGTTGAAACAGCTTTGTAACGCCCTGCATAACAGGGAGGATACCGGTAAGTACCCTCCCCCGGTATACAGGTTCAACGAACTTTATCAGAATTTCACCTGCGGTGCAGTGTCAGCACCCGCCTGTGCTTCGAAATAACCTTTTTGTTTGAAACCGGTGATACCAGCTACCAGGTTATTCGGGAACGTACG
Coding sequences within:
- a CDS encoding helix-turn-helix domain-containing protein, which gives rise to METFVHTSMELYVIAVVKQKRMEKGYSQKVLANMLHVSPGFIGDVENPEYRAKYNLNHLNALAGIFGCSPRDFLPEKML
- a CDS encoding helix-turn-helix domain-containing protein — protein: MTIDDTEILVRFGANLRRIRQEKQLSLRQLSYLCKVDYSKIGAMERGEINITLLTIKELALGLDVPPSMLLNFKFD
- a CDS encoding acetyl-CoA carboxylase biotin carboxyl carrier protein subunit encodes the protein MIKATVNGKSTFTINRDTQLTCNNEAVDWSAARLPSGDYSIIMDGHSYQAQVLKVDRDTKTVVLQINQQPYEIAIEEPIDQLLASMGIKDALTKKINDIKAPMPGLVLKVLVTPGQAIRKGDPVLILEAMKMENVFKSGSDAIVKEIKVTERTAVEKGEVLIVLE
- a CDS encoding M1 family aminopeptidase, which translates into the protein MNHYLKQSLWGVLIGGLTGLGMSTPLLAQSDKTTQEDPALKIYRAAATKVNDLVHTKLDVRFDYAKRYLYGKAWITLKPHFYTTDSLTLDAKGMDIKTVAIVKDGKNIPLKYTYDQQQLQIRLDKSYTAATQYVVFIEYTAKPNELTVKGSAAITDAKGLYFINPDGTEPNKPTQIWTQGETEASSVWFPTIDRTNQKCTQEISMTVQKKYVTLSNGKLVSQKNNADGTRTDTWKMDLPHSPYLFMMAVGEYAVVKDSWRGKEVSYYLEKPYEKYAKQIFGNTPEMLTFFSQLLGYEYPWVKYAQVTGRDYVSGAMENTTATLHGEFMQKTDRELLDNNNYNETVIAHELYHHWFGDLATSESWSNLTVNESSANYSEYLWLEHKYGKDAADENGYEAGVNYLTSLRYSGDKDLVRFHYHDKEDMFDAITYQKGGRILHMLRNIIGDSAFFKSLQVYLKTNAFKATEAHHLRLAFEEVTGQDLNWFFNQWYFGKGFPELDISYKYNETAKTVTVILQQIQRDPKVWQLPMAVDIYEGGKATRHQLTMHNRIDSFTYSYTVKPDLVNVDADKVLLAKMDDHRDFSSYFYQYTHAPLYMDRRDAIEEAIQRQGNDPQAIKLLQLALKDKYHGLRSMVAGKLKLKNSAVKAATIGILTEIAKQDPHALVRAAALENLAELKDPQYKALFVNATKDKSYGVEAAGLSGLATLDADSAYIIAKKLESDAKGKLVSAIVGVYAQKGNAADTGFVSTRFEETSGQDKLNAAFEYLGFLSKVNNTPAVVKGLGQIKGMTDQFKSNQVNTYISNWLDEISRKKSDDAAVVTGTPREELLKQADYMRKASEALKAKIKE
- a CDS encoding DUF4476 domain-containing protein yields the protein MHLKYRTFIYIWVCLLWCGRLWAQEQRHYVYIQSEKGQPFYVKHKGKLLSSTERGYLIIPQLENGTVPLTVGFPKNEGPEQQFYLKVGKNDQGFLLKKSADAGYTLYNLQTFRELKPDNGEEAPAVAAAAEAPAPPEETTAAASDTAKKEMMGNLQKDLETTFANKATVTGPAKPANGFSSALDKVVVTGEDRNGSIAEAPKEKAKDTVAVADAGDKKAKDTKAPLTAEEQAILSEVMVEERKAAAGEAAAEEAAKAAVVTEETPRKPKNRKKREGDPDFIEFQDDKNQPAATTVAPAVVEETPAPVAEQPERSKKKKRKLFDDTENPPNVITDPSGYGVAAAVPVDAPEKGSRKKKKRGEEEVTGAPEAAAVAGTEVAAGKNSKATDARLINTDCGNIMDEDTFRKVLRKFVAARSDDGMIDVFRKQTRNYCLETVQIKTLAQLMAADDGRYRLLDLAYSKTYDTEKYATLESLLTDTYYKGRFKAMLHK
- a CDS encoding TPM domain-containing protein; translated protein: MRILRWFLPGLLMIAGLLANAQQIPPRPNPPTLVNDFTGTLLKNEEDALEQKLVTYYDSTSTQIAVVILKSVGDYDISQVSLKILRDWGIGTKGKNNGVLLLIALDDRKLRIETGYGMEGAIPDAVANEIISRILKPAFREKHYYEGLDAATDALIKAAAGEYRADPRQSKPGIGVGTLFLLIMVIVIIISIISRGGGGGGRGGGTTYNRRGGWIWPVIGGLSGFGSGSRGGGWSGGDSGGGGFGGFGGGSGGGGGASGSW
- the truA gene encoding tRNA pseudouridine(38-40) synthase TruA — encoded protein: MSRYFIEVGYKGAQYSGFQVQENAHTVQAEVDRALSILFRDKIESTGSSRTDAGVNAYQNFLHFDTELPLHPQFLYKINAILPEDVVLRGIYGVPPEANSRFAALSRSYEYTLYTRKDPFMKDRGYFFPYKIDIVALQAAATILKEYRDFSTFSKRNTQVKTFICAIEESYWTESEERIVYNVTANRFLRGMVRGLVGTMLRVGRGKLSLEAFRAAIESRDCTNADFAVPPQGLFLMKVRYPDNFLQPVDVV
- a CDS encoding TPM domain-containing protein, with translation MGIFPFKRKEIFSEPEKHRLVEAIRIAERLTSGEIRLFVENHCTYVDPIERAKEAFLSLNMEKTKQRNGVLVYVAIKDRQFAILGDQGIHEKVGDDFWLKEATLLRSHFQGGQIIEGIEACIQEIGISLRTHFPHEAGSDENELPDDIVFG